In a genomic window of Candidatus Poribacteria bacterium:
- the rpmA gene encoding 50S ribosomal protein L27, protein MAHKKGGGSTRNGRDSIGKRLGVKRFSGNYVTAGSILARQRGTHIHAGNNVGVGRDYTLYSKIDGYVWFERKDKYRRKVSVYTERPEF, encoded by the coding sequence ATGGCACATAAAAAAGGTGGCGGAAGCACTCGCAACGGACGGGATAGTATCGGGAAACGGCTGGGTGTCAAAAGGTTTTCTGGCAATTACGTCACTGCAGGGAGCATCCTCGCCCGACAGCGTGGAACCCACATTCACGCCGGCAATAACGTCGGTGTTGGAAGAGATTATACGCTCTATTCAAAGATTGATGGATATGTATGGTTCGAACGGAAAGACAAATATCGCCGGAAGGTGAGTGTCTATACAGAACGTCCTGAATTTTAG
- a CDS encoding OmpA family protein, whose translation MMKFYGCLLLLLYLVVFGCTVPEIDEVMLTTQLQDAQQAIQNAAELEAEPLVPEEYGRAVKLLSFARDSQEKGDIPQSAEFAYQAELVAQVAIAKARQHRARQQVIEIREQVYQRIIKAQEHEREIARIRQVITEKQLARAVSSHGKEQQVTERLSTEIADLKTALRQAELRLPLTNLESLTNAALYFYPVIETTADYERAQLALASIVNLIERGDFTEAEDALAKAQTTVNSLYALAKQRRKRETEAKTRAWISVAKVEVIIARAQLLNAAQHAPQQLEETTAQLERATQALTEGRYEQADQFAQHAQRIADEMVATVEVVEFRKRAQDELNLIIAKAERAVRTLGEKIAAQENTEVPRLEAKLYGLAKSAYAAAKSALATKEYQTAIETASEGNGYLDRAIASTQQVTSVKSDLVEAARGITKVSEVIEQQNSVLIRIQGDAFAFGSAHLQEDFLPTFALLAEILQRSPFRDYPVRIEAHTSSLGNASVNRKLSMARADTVKNYFVDRGNLDVKRLTAAGLGETKPIATDGVGKEEQNLRIDMIVTTN comes from the coding sequence ATGATGAAATTCTACGGATGTCTACTTTTGCTGCTATACCTTGTTGTTTTTGGGTGCACTGTCCCTGAAATTGATGAGGTTATGCTAACGACGCAACTCCAAGACGCACAGCAGGCGATTCAGAACGCAGCCGAATTGGAAGCTGAACCTCTGGTTCCAGAGGAATATGGGAGAGCGGTAAAACTCCTGAGTTTCGCACGCGACTCCCAAGAAAAAGGCGATATTCCGCAAAGTGCTGAGTTTGCGTATCAGGCGGAATTGGTGGCGCAGGTTGCTATCGCGAAGGCGAGACAGCATCGGGCACGGCAACAGGTTATTGAGATACGTGAACAGGTATATCAGCGAATTATAAAGGCACAGGAGCATGAACGTGAAATCGCGCGCATCCGGCAGGTGATTACCGAAAAGCAGCTTGCCCGCGCTGTGAGTTCACACGGTAAAGAACAGCAGGTCACGGAACGACTTTCGACCGAAATCGCTGATTTAAAAACCGCATTGCGTCAGGCAGAACTCCGTTTACCCCTCACAAATTTAGAGTCTCTGACCAATGCTGCGCTATATTTCTATCCAGTGATTGAAACAACTGCGGATTATGAAAGAGCCCAGTTGGCACTTGCCTCGATAGTTAACCTCATTGAACGCGGAGATTTTACCGAAGCAGAGGACGCTCTTGCTAAGGCGCAAACGACGGTAAATAGCCTTTACGCGTTGGCGAAACAGAGGCGCAAACGGGAGACAGAAGCGAAGACCCGCGCGTGGATTTCAGTTGCGAAGGTTGAAGTAATCATTGCGCGGGCGCAACTTCTTAATGCCGCTCAACATGCGCCACAGCAACTTGAAGAGACGACTGCGCAACTGGAACGCGCCACGCAGGCGTTGACAGAGGGTCGCTATGAACAAGCCGATCAATTTGCCCAACACGCGCAACGGATAGCAGATGAGATGGTCGCAACTGTGGAGGTAGTGGAATTCAGAAAGCGCGCACAGGATGAATTGAATCTGATAATAGCCAAAGCTGAACGAGCCGTCCGTACGCTGGGCGAGAAGATTGCAGCTCAGGAGAACACAGAGGTGCCGCGATTAGAAGCGAAACTCTATGGACTGGCAAAATCTGCTTACGCAGCGGCAAAATCGGCATTGGCGACTAAAGAATATCAGACAGCGATCGAAACGGCATCGGAAGGCAACGGTTACTTGGACCGTGCTATCGCCAGTACACAACAGGTGACCTCTGTCAAGTCGGACTTGGTGGAGGCGGCACGCGGAATTACTAAGGTTTCCGAGGTCATCGAACAGCAGAATAGTGTACTCATCCGTATTCAAGGGGATGCGTTTGCTTTTGGGAGTGCCCACCTCCAAGAGGATTTTCTGCCTACGTTTGCGCTACTTGCGGAAATCTTGCAGAGGTCTCCTTTTCGCGACTATCCGGTCCGAATCGAAGCGCATACAAGTTCCTTGGGGAATGCGAGTGTGAATCGAAAGTTAAGTATGGCACGCGCCGATACGGTGAAAAATTATTTCGTTGATCGGGGCAACCTTGATGTCAAACGCCTGACTGCCGCCGGTTTGGGTGAAACCAAGCCTATTGCTACAGATGGTGTGGGCAAAGAGGAACAGAATCTCAGAATTGATATGATCGTCACAACAAACTGA
- a CDS encoding DUF4398 domain-containing protein translates to MVKLTVCLFILAMFTGCGGQVQQLAVETMENAQIALTSANAMGAETSAGTSLRTAEEMLTSAGNAMNAGDAEQAYRLALRAYLHARIATETAIAAREEARVGDAQEQLAVSEQRVAEALQRLEAIKAELEALEKL, encoded by the coding sequence ATGGTAAAATTGACGGTTTGCCTTTTTATTCTGGCGATGTTCACCGGCTGCGGTGGTCAGGTACAGCAGCTCGCTGTGGAGACTATGGAAAACGCTCAAATCGCACTCACGTCTGCCAACGCGATGGGGGCGGAGACGTCCGCGGGGACATCCCTCCGGACTGCTGAAGAAATGCTGACAAGTGCTGGAAACGCTATGAATGCGGGAGACGCTGAGCAGGCGTATCGATTGGCACTACGCGCATACCTCCATGCCCGTATCGCAACGGAAACGGCTATTGCTGCTCGCGAAGAGGCGCGTGTTGGAGACGCACAAGAACAACTGGCAGTTAGTGAACAGCGCGTCGCTGAGGCACTTCAGAGGCTTGAGGCTATAAAAGCGGAACTTGAGGCGTTGGAGAAATTATGA
- the rplU gene encoding 50S ribosomal protein L21, with the protein MYAVFASGGKQHRVEIGSLIDVEKLNVDVGASVTFPSVLAVSDDDGNLQTGLPYLENTAVTGEVIQQARAKKIIVFKSKRRKGYKRKLGHRQSFTRVKITAIGAVEGDSDGT; encoded by the coding sequence ATGTATGCAGTCTTTGCAAGCGGCGGGAAACAGCATCGGGTCGAAATTGGAAGCCTTATTGATGTTGAAAAACTGAATGTTGATGTCGGTGCCAGTGTCACGTTTCCATCTGTCTTGGCTGTTTCTGATGATGACGGCAACTTACAAACCGGTTTGCCGTATCTTGAGAATACCGCAGTTACAGGTGAAGTGATTCAACAAGCACGCGCGAAAAAGATAATTGTGTTCAAGTCGAAACGGCGTAAAGGATATAAACGGAAGTTAGGGCACCGGCAATCATTTACACGCGTGAAAATTACCGCAATTGGCGCGGTGGAGGGAGATTCCGATGGCACATAA